The following are encoded together in the Brassica napus cultivar Da-Ae chromosome A9, Da-Ae, whole genome shotgun sequence genome:
- the LOC106362674 gene encoding polyadenylate-binding protein-interacting protein 13-like, with protein MTMAVPENADVKVDSSEQNLDNNTASLATTMMPPSTDDQNPESNSSVEIPNSTKGSEGDLKREITQMDVKFSKLNPMAREYVPQPLAPTLPVFVENSLWFTNSFAMQPVFVENSLWFTNSFAMQAVSAEDNDLFDTRRMNFGQWKQRMSKKTSLAQKEEVIRRTVHVLDIDQQVTEEQLAGLFQSCGQIVDCRICGDNRSSRRLAFIEFTDEEGARSAVSLSGTLFGSYPIKVRLSKTAIAPVDPSLLPMSQDEREKCAKTVYCTNIDKKVTQMELEDFFKTACGEIQHVRLIGYCHHQTCIAFVEFKRVESAVSALNCSGIVLGGLPLWVSQSKTPVRLDQPNLNQC; from the exons ATGACCATGGCTGTCCCGGAAAATGCTGATGTGAAAGTGGACTCTTCTGAACAAAATCTAGACAACAACACTGCTTCATTAGCAACTACGATGATGCCGCCATCTACTGATGATCAGAACCCTGAATCCAACTCTTCTGTTGAGATaccaaactcaacaaaaggcaGTGAAGGAGATCTCAAGAGAGAGATAACTCAGATGGATGTTAAGTTTTCTAAACTAAATCCGATGGCTAGGGAGTATGTTCCACAGCCACTTGCTCCAACCCTCCCTGTGTTTGTGGAGAATAGCTTATGGTTTACCAACAGTTTCGCAATGCAACCTGTGTTTGTGGAGAATAGCTTATGGTTTACCAACAGTTTCGCAATGCAAGCTGTTTCTGCTGAGGACAATGACCTTTTCGATACAAGg AGAATGAACTTTGGCCAATGGAAGCAAAGGATGAGCAAGAAAACAAGCCTGGCTCAGAAGGAAGAAGTAATCAGGAGAACTGTCCATGTCTTAGACATTGATCAGCAG GTTACTGAGGAGCAACTTGCTGGTCTCTTTCAATCATGTGGGCAG ATTGTTGATTGTCGTATATGCGGTGACAATAGATCAAGTCGCCGTCTTGCCTTCATTGAGTTCACTGATGAAG AGGGAGCTAGGTCTGCTGTAAGCCTATCAGGAACTCTGTTTGGTTCTTATCCTATAAAGGTTCGTCTTTCAAAAACAGCTATTGCACCTGTGGACCCGAGTCTTCTTCCAATG TCTCAGGATGAGCGTGAGAAATGTGCAAAGACTGTTTACTGTACTAATATCGACAAGAAG GTCACTCAGATGGAACTGGAAGATTTCTTTAAAACAGCATGTGGGGAG aTTCAGCATGTGAGGCTTATTGGATACTGTCATCACCAAACCTGCATTGCTTTTGTTGAATTTAAGCGG GTGGAAAGTGCAGTTTCTGCTCTTAATTGCAGCGGTATTGTCTTGGGCGGTCTCCCTTTATG GGTAAGCCAGTCAAAGACACCAGTGAGGCTAGACCAACCTAATTTAAACCAATGTTAA